One genomic window of Psychrobacillus sp. INOP01 includes the following:
- a CDS encoding NUDIX hydrolase, whose protein sequence is MFIVNVEGAIYKNEKWLLVRRSEKEDHAAGLLSLVGGKVEIDGITSNILEETLKREITEEVGIEVSNLKYVNSSLFETDTGLTVIDIVFLCEHQSGEPYAKCLDEVSDIFWMSTQEILDVADLPVYLKENIKLADKILHGN, encoded by the coding sequence ATGTTTATAGTTAATGTTGAAGGAGCAATTTACAAAAATGAAAAATGGCTGTTAGTAAGAAGGAGTGAAAAAGAAGATCACGCAGCGGGATTGCTATCCCTTGTTGGAGGTAAGGTAGAAATAGATGGGATAACATCAAATATATTAGAAGAAACTCTAAAAAGAGAAATTACAGAAGAGGTAGGCATAGAGGTTTCAAATCTTAAGTATGTTAATAGTTCTTTATTTGAAACAGATACAGGTTTAACTGTAATAGACATTGTTTTTCTTTGCGAGCATCAATCTGGAGAGCCCTATGCTAAATGCCTGGATGAAGTAAGTGATATTTTTTGGATGTCGACACAGGAAATATTAGATGTCGCAGATCTACCAGTTTATCTAAAGGAAAACATTAAGTTGGCTGATAAAATCCTACATGGAAACTGA
- a CDS encoding histidine phosphatase family protein — translation MTTIGLVRHGITDWNELGKSQGISDIPLNNLGKLQAIALANRLVLEGEWDVIVTSDLSRAKETGQIIAAKLNLPINIYDKRIREINCGEIEGTTEEERLKRWGSNWWKLDLGMEKFGDVSNRGYEFLTELAITYSDKRVLVVSHGALIGLTLQRLLPEQFQKTQLDNTSLTILTIKQGIWNCSLYNCTKHLDNTFSNV, via the coding sequence TTGACTACTATAGGACTTGTAAGGCATGGAATTACGGATTGGAATGAACTTGGGAAATCACAAGGTATATCAGATATTCCTTTAAATAATCTCGGAAAACTGCAGGCGATTGCTTTGGCAAACAGGCTTGTATTAGAAGGAGAATGGGATGTTATTGTGACAAGTGACTTATCACGTGCCAAAGAAACAGGACAAATAATCGCCGCTAAACTAAACCTACCTATCAATATATATGATAAAAGAATACGAGAAATAAACTGCGGAGAAATTGAAGGTACAACGGAAGAGGAAAGGTTAAAAAGGTGGGGGAGTAACTGGTGGAAATTAGACCTTGGAATGGAAAAGTTCGGAGATGTATCTAATAGAGGGTATGAATTTCTAACAGAATTAGCTATTACATATAGTGACAAACGAGTATTGGTAGTGAGTCATGGGGCATTAATAGGGCTTACTCTACAAAGGTTGCTACCGGAGCAGTTCCAAAAAACACAATTAGATAATACATCGTTAACTATTCTAACTATTAAACAGGGTATTTGGAACTGTTCTCTCTATAACTGTACGAAGCATTTAGATAATACTTTTAGTAACGTATAA